AAAAGTAGGAGAGATAAGAATGTTCTGGTTCCTATTGTGTTATGTTTGACATAATTAGGGGGGAGCTAGAGTGCCAGGTGCGTGTTCAGCCAACCCCGTATCTtgttgtatttgtcttaaaaatccATTAAATATATGTAAGTTATTAATTTAAAACCCATAAGCTTCCTAGTTCCACTTCTGGACATCAATTCTTTTTAATAAGAAAAGTTATGCAGAAAAAATGTTTGTTTATAGATATTATGGTATTTGACTCTGAATAAAAGTAGATAACAAATCTTACCTCCACAAGGTGAGAAATGTGTTACGAACATAGATGCTGGTGACAGTTTGGAGTATCAAAAGTTGGTGACAATTTTTATGTGTTGGTGAAAAGAAACTGGTTGAAAAATGTGTACCTTTTGCCATTTTCTTGCGGTTGAAAACAGCTTTAACCAACCAACTGGTGAAAAATAATTATGCCACACTAAACACAGCTTAAGGAATAAGGTTTTGCTAATGAGACCTGATTAAAGTGGAGATATTAGTTTGTGTTCAATATCTCATTTGGTGTTTTCTTGTGTTAGAGGGTGTTGATTTTCCATCCAGTAGAACCTTTCTTGGTCTCTCTTTTCCCAATCCTGAAACAATATTGTTTATTGAATGATGTTTAAATGTTTTTAGGTTGAAGGATAAGGCTCCAGTTAGTTACAATGAACATAGGATTCCCAAGACAGAGAAGACGTCAACAGAGGATGTGGAGATTAACATAGCAGAAGGTGAAAACCCCGAATTCTACACAGAGGAACAAGAAAAGCTTTTAGGTGATTGCCAGAATGCGTGGACTCTTTATGTTGACGGCTATGATGAAGATGGCCAGCGCATATATGATCCTGGTAATGGCAAGTCATGCCATCAGTGCAGGTCTAAACATTTGTTCTCACTATCTGTTTTTTGTTGCTTTTTTGCTTATTTCTTTCCAAAGGTACTGTTCTATGCTATCTATAGAAAAAATTTGCATCTTTGATGTATTTGAAGGAGTGATACGATTTTGCAGAAGATAATTCGAAGTTTGAATTAGTGCGTGAACGAATATAAAAGCGTGGAAATAGTGCttcaggaaaaaaaaaagaagagttaGCATCTTATTGCTATGTTTGGTTTGTTTAGTACTCCTTATCTTTGTTCTTGTAAAAGAATTTGAACACTGATAATTAAATGCCTTTTCAACTCCTAAAAGTGGTATTTCATAGTATGTTAAATTTGAATTATGAACTTAAGTCTTGATATGAAACATCACGATTCTTATATAAGGCTGAGAATTTATTTATATTCATATGGGCGATAACCTAAGTCAGCAGTCTTCATCCTTCAGTGATATTCTTAAAGCATCTTGTTGCATGTGATATTTAAACCAATAGAAAGAAGTTTGCATCTTAACTTTAGAAATGTAATTGGCATTTAGTGGTATTTTTTTGTATGGCGCAACGTGCTAGTCTTGAAAATTGCATCTGATGGTGTATCTTTTAAATAGTTCTATAAGATGTTCTCGTATGCTTCCAAAAGTAAATCATTGTCTGCTGACAATCATAAGAGCCAACATTGTATGAGAAGCTGAAAACATTTAGGATGGAGATTTTATTCAACTAATGTCTAATAGTAAGTTCGTGAAAGTTTTCCAGGTAAAAGTTGATCACCGGATAATTCTTGATATGAATCTCAATTCAAAGATGACCAAACCTGTCTTGTCTGATCAAAATATCTCTTCTCCATTTAGTATGAATAACTGACATTTTTCTTGCCAATGTGGAAGCTAACTTAAAGCCTATGGTTTATTAAAGAGTGAATAACATCGTTTATGAACTTCTGGCTTGAATATTGCGGTAGAACTCTGAGATTATATATCTACTTACGGCTGTGCAATCTGTAGCACACATGCTTGCACATCTCCTTAATTTTTTGATATCCAAATGCGTTGTATTCATTTAGAGCAGAAACCATTTTGTTCATGACATTGACACCCGTCATTATTGCAGAGTTACTTTGATTCTGCATTCGCTTTTACCATCAGCAATTAGaattttatataataataagCTCCGCTGCCAACTCCAGGATAACATCCTTCTTTGTACAATCAACTGGAATCTGTCTAACTTTCTCTTGTTTCGTTTTATTGCTTGATATTAATTTGTAACCTAGAGATACTTGATACAATTGCAGGCAGAAAACTCTTGGTCAACACACTGAGTGCAGCAAGTGCAAGCTGGTTCAAGGACAGTTCTGTGGAGATTGCCTGTGCATGAGGTGATAATGAATGAAATCCTCTTATCCCATGTACCAAACGGCCCCTTAATGCCTACAGTATTTTTTCCTCCCATAGATTTTTAAACTTAAGCCTGTTtactgtctttgacaaaataaaATGGAATTTCCTTTTGGAAGCATACATATGAGGAGGTGCTGCCAATACATTCCCAATGATACTAAGAACACAAGCAAGAATAGCTGTCTTTCACAGTGGATGATTTGTCCCCCATTTTCTGGGACATTTTTTGGTTAATAAGTTATTAAAATGTTTGCGGATCTAATCATTTGAGCTTTAAATTATGTAGGTACGGGGAGAATGTCATTGAAGCAAGTGAAAATCCAAACTGGATTTGCCCTGTCTGCCGAGGAATCTGTAATTGCAGTCGATGCAGGCGCGACAAGGGGTATGCACCAACTGGTTCTATTTATAGAAAGGTGACCTTCATTGGCCTTTTATTCTGAATTCATTCATTTCACTGGGAAGGCAGATATCTTGCCTGATAATCACAAAGGATTCTCTCTCTGTATATAAATAAGTTTGCGTTTAGGGGGAGTGGATTTAAGGGGTTGAAGCATTCAATGCTGTGAcatacaacaacatacccagtataattccacatAGTGGGGTCTGAGAATGCTGTGACATACttatcaaaaaaagaaagaagagattcCTAAGAAAATACACATGTTTCCAGGTAGTTCGTCTTGGTTACAAATCTGTGGCACATTACCTTGTCAAAACTCGACTGCGGAGTGACCAGAAAGACTTAAGCTCTGCGGATTCACCTTCTGGAAAGAGTATATCGCCATGTGCTGAGTTTGCGGATACTCTTTCAACTTCTCAAAGTGACGATAACAAAGATTTGAAGGGGGAAGAATGCCATGATGATGATCAAGAAGAGTCAGCAAGGGAAACAATGATAAAAAACAAGAACGATCTACGCCTGACAGACTGAAAAGGAACAACCACCACATGTAAGCTTGAGTATCAGACTTGATGCAGAAGCTTTAGAAAATATAATATCAACAAAATGCATACTTTTGATCTACAAGGGCTAGAAGTAGTATGTAATCAGCTGCTCGGTTAGAAGGATTAAGCCGTTTTTTCGCTTGGGTATAAACATTTTGCAAGCTTTCCAACTTCCAAGGGAGAAAAGGGCTGTTTTTTGTTATAGTTACTCTGCATCTTTTTTTGATTGCTATTATACATTGGGCACTAACTTAACAGTCTTATTTTCGCCTCAAGAATCCTTCGAAAGAAAAGAGTAGTTTCTTTTGCTTGTTATTAAAAATCATCTGCAGTATAATAATACTAGTTCCAAACCATTCTTGAGTGTTTGTTTTTCTTGAGAAATTAAAGCGATGTTGAATGTAAGTTGATGAGCAAAAagtttttcttttccatttttctcGATACTATAGGTAGAGACATGTCTTGTCTTGCCCATTTACGTATATAGATATTCTTTGCTGAAAATGTGACCTTACGAGCAAGAACTGCAAAATcactttcttaaagaaaaatttCATAAACGAGTAATAACTAATGCAAGTCTTTCAATAACAATTGTAATGCAAAAACCACTATGGAATCTGCAGTTCACGTACTATAGGTGAATAATAAAAGAGGAAAGTACATATTTTGGCCTTTTAAAGCAAACATACAGTAATATTACCGATATTAGCCCAACTGGTTATTTGTATGCTTCTCTCTCTTTTTAGTCTATCTCCTTCCTCTCCCCTTTTCTTCCTCACGTAGTTTACCTGATGTTGTGTCCCCTCTTCACTACAATACCAAATAATTTATCTTTAACATCAAATTAGGATTTCAGAAAAACTAAAGCATGTGGTTCTTTTTCTCCCATTCTCAATTCAGCCGCTTCTTTTAGCTTTATCACTAATTATTCCCTTTCTCGGCCTGATGTTAATCAGATATGTTACTAAATTCATTGcacaaaaatataattatatggcAATAGAATAAAATATCAAATATCCACGTATGTCCTTTTTTGACCAACGAATTCGTATCGGAAAGGATCAAGCCTTGCTATCTCTCTAAAGTTTGATTGTTTGTTTTCCTGTACTATGATATTAAATAGAGACAAAAGTGAATATAAATTGTGTATTTGATCAAGAAATCATTGTTAAATATTAGTTTGTCAGATTGAATTGAAGAATTAAACTGAAAATGCTATTGGAAGCAATTGAATCGCTTAAGCTTGGTTTGAAAATTTCGATttacaaaaattaaaatttattttgaaTGAGTGTTGTTGGAATAGATTAAGAACATCTTAAGAAGTTTAAATCTTAATTTTGGGGAGATTTGAGGTGGCTTGAATTGAAATTTGAGCCAAATTCGAAGTAGAAAATGAATATAGAATAAGATGATGTGTATCTCGAGTGTATCATTCATGTATTCCGTATGTATCAAATTTGTATTCTTTGTGTATCCTCTATATATCCATATATACCTATGTGAGACAAAAGAGAAATTTTTagactcgattttaactacgaatttagACTCCAAACCAGTTCAACACCTCCAATCTTCTTCAAAATTTATATATTGCGTTTTCAATGAATTCCGAGCATACCAATTGAAAAAAAGTCTAGGTTTTTTTAATATTGTAGACCTTGGAGATGGATGCAAGGCAAGTAAAACCTTGTTTCTTTGATGGAGAAGCTCGTTTATTAGGACGAGTTAAAGGAGGACTGCCCAACTCGATCATGAGGACTAAAAGGACTAAGAGATTAAAAAATTGATTTTTAGGAATGGACACTAGTGATTGCCATTAATTCATAGCTTGAGAAATTGTGAAGTAGGTTTAGTGATCTCTATGTTCGGCCTTTGGCATGCATTGTCTGCGCTCGATCGTGCAGTTTAGATATCGGTTGCTTTTGTGATTTTCATCATGTTCAGATATACCAGTTAATCGTTTAACAACGAGCAGTAATAGGTGTATATATGCAAAGAGTcagatgatttcacttctcattTCAGCTGCACTTATAATTCCATATTATAATAGGAAATTCTGATTTCAACCATTCCCTGCTTTCCTTTCCCTTACTTCCCTTTTTGAACTAAACATAAGATGTAAATAAGAAAAGACCATACATGTTTCACAAATTGCCACAAAACAgatagaaaattctaattttattttCCTGGTTTCAGATGCTAGACATTGCCTATGAATTCATGTTGACTCCCAGCACTTATATATATATGCCAAAATCAAGAATCTGTAGATCATTTGGCACTTATAATATAACAAATGCATCTTTATTAATAACCTGCATTGAATGTGGACATATATTTGTCAATAGATGAGTTAAGTTTCTTTAAGGTGAGGGAGAGGAATCGAACATGACGATAACCATAACAATAGTATTAAGAAAGATGAAAACCTTTTAAATACGAAaagaaagacttggagggaaaaAACTGGATTCAGAGCGTTTTATAAGGAGGTTGACTAGTTTGAACCTTAAAATGGTCAACTTCCAAGGAAAGCTTCCCTTTTGAATTTTCTCACTTGTTTATTAAGGCTTTTCTAGTTTCCATCAGAGATTGACCGATATTTTCCCCTTAATTTTCTCTCTGTTACTTATTTTTCGTCCTCTTTTTGCTTTCTCTTTgtgctttttttatttttattttatgattaTAAGTTTGTTCAATCCCTTTTTTTCCCCTCTCTTCGGGGTTTTCCAGCTCGATCCATCTGAAAAAAGGATGAGCTGGCATAATTGACTTGCAGGGActaaaattaaaaggaaaagtaataatctatatctatctatctatttatatctatatctatattattataaaaacacgAATAATTTATGATAAATATTGAACGACTAAAACATCCCCGAAATATTGATtgacttttatgcccttaaataCTTATATAATTTAAGGATCTAATTGTAAATTACTTAATGATGAAATTCTTTTTCGCTTTAAACTATACATATGTTGGCCCTACAAATTTGATGCTACTTAGATTAGAAAAGCACGTCCATAATTTGCTCTCTTTTTTATTTACGTAAGATGCTACATATGCATATAATCAAGTTGCATGGATGGAGTTTTAACCTCTTTTTGTATTtcgtaatttattttatttttatccttGTAATATTTGATCTGATTTGGCAAAAGCTCTTAATTTTTATTTGTTGTCGGAGATTATCTAGCTATTGAAATTTTTTTGTCTTTGCTTGAAgaacaataattttttttttatatctcTCCCTATCTAACACACAGTGCAAGATAAACATAACTATATTTGATTGTTTGCATCACACAACATATTTAATTAGCAATGATGCTAAACCAAAAGTAAAAAAtatagtttttcttttcttttgaggCTAACCAAGAAAAGATTTTTCGATTCGTAGGAACAATGCCAAATATATTTTTACGGTGAGTGGCCTCCTCGATCTCTAATTCTTATTTTCTGTCAATAAATATTATCTTTTAATGGAAATTGAACTCAACTTCGGTCTAAATTATTAAACTTATTTGCCAACTTATCTCAACCTTCACTtgccaaaatatttaaatttcaaCACTAGGATAGCAAATCACAATACCCAATTAAGAAATGCAGACATTTTGAGATTGAcggggaaaagaaaaagaaaaggggaACCTCTCTTACTAAATAACATGTGCAGCAAAATACAAAATATATTTTTCCTCTTGTATTTTTACGCTATTTTGATAATATGGCTATTTGGGATTATATGTTGCTCACGAGAGTCTCTTTATGAATAGTTATATGATTAAACTTTTGTGCATTGTTGTGATGGAGATTATATGAATATCTAAGCTTTTTGTGATTTTGTTGCTATCTCACAAAAATTGAGCCATTATATGCTGAAATAAGAAGGAAAAAAGCTAAACAAAAAACGTAAAGCTTTGACTAATCATGTAATCATATTACTTTCAGGATATACTTCTCAAACAATTCttaatactaatttaatttaaaaacataTTATATTATCTATCTATCCTATCCTATCCTATCCTATCCtatctatctatttatattattattataaaagcacgaataatttatgctaaatgttgaacgactaaaatattcTCGAAATATTAATCTacttttatgcccttaaatatttgtataatttaagaaTCTAATTGTAAATTACTCAATGATGGAATTTCTTTTGGAATTAAACTACAAGACTTGGAACTCTGAAATCAAGTATAAATTTACCACTTCGATTCTCCTATTTTTGGCATCTTTCGTAGGCCTATGTCTAATATTTAAGATTTACACCACACTAAGGTTTTCTCCCTAGattcttttcctttatttttttttccttttttctctttgaAATTTGCAGTGATTAGCATGTAGCTTATTGTAGGATAACATGTAGCTTATTTTGGAAGAAAATAACGTGACGAAGTAGAGTTAATGACCACTGCATCTGTCCTGGGATTCTAATTCAGTTCTCTTTCTCGCCGAAGATTCGAGGTAACCTATCAGATACATCATGCTCACCGCACCTTTTCCTATTACAGGTAAGACATTCCTCTtagaaaatatttaattattttttatctaGAATAAGGACaccaattatctaatttaatcaTTCATCTTGGAAGGTTCaagaaatatttaattatttatctaTATTCTTGGTGAATACATgcaattaaaaatttattttaaaataagttTTATAACAATTGATTGGAAATATACATGCAAAGCCCGTACATGGAACCTAGAGTTTGCTATTTAACACATAGAATATTTGTTGAATTATAAGTTCGATTGACTGTATATAACTTTAAACTTACATGACTATTTgactctccctctctctctctctctctctctctctctctctctctttctatatatatatatatatatatatatatatatatatatatatatatatatatatatatatatatttctacagATGTATGTTGCTTTGTGTAAGTTTTACATTCAGAGTTCTAGAAGAGATAATTATTTGTCAAAAGACAACACATATACATATTAATATGACAAAAGTATAGCTTTTTAATTTGTCTATGAAGTGTAAGTTCTGTgtttaattttttattcttttgaatCGATGCAAAAATATTGATAGGCTTTTATACATAgagtattatttttttaattattttatcttcTAATGTCTTTAGGTTTTGTTGATAATGTGATGTTATTTATTACGATTGAGTTTATCTTAatcttattatatttaaattgctCTATGAAAACTCTAGAGGTTATAATACGTATATGTAATTACTCAATTTTTATCGTGTAAATTGAGGTGAATTGTTTAAATGACTTATGACCATATCTTCAAAAATTGCTTCTTTTGGTTCAAAAAATttgtttaaaaatttaaaaatataatagaaaataaaatttattataaaaagaaaataatggaCTGAAGATacttcaaacttattaaaaaaagaCTATATCTTCAAACAAACTTATTTCTCGTATATAATTTTCCTTAAGTTTATTTTTTTGCTCATCTATGTAAATAATTGACTGAAGATTTACGTGCAAAGCACGTACATAgaaactagttattataaaagtggGAAGCCATTATCGTAAAAGTTAAATTACTAAAATACCCTTCTTAAAAACTTAACTACCttacatataaaataaaaaaattcaacgGCCCAAGTAGCAACGGTTTGCACTCTTTTATCAATAGTCACAACCATTCAAATCTATCTTCTTTTTGAATTAGATCAATATTATTTTCTACACTATAAATTTCTTCCATTAACTTTTGAAGTTCTCGATTATTACCAGATGTAAATGAAGTATTCAGACAGTTTCTAATTTCACTGGACAAACAATTGCCCAATAAGCTGATTGAAAAGCGATCGGTGCATCAAATATTTGCCCCAATAAAGATACTTTTTTTTTATTGAGAAAAAAAAGGACGATGAAATATTGCACGTAGAGGTTAATGGCATTCCAGTGACTTGAATGTATGCATTTTGTAATCATTGCTAAGGTTATTATAGTTGTTGTCGACAAAAGCATATCCTGGCCTGGACCTTGGCTTCATAGTCGTCCGCAACAGCACAGATATAGTAGCGACGACGAGATTTCTCAAATTTTGCACTAACAAATTAGAAGGTATGATAGGTCTAAATTCCTAAGTCCCTCCCCAATTATCTGATTATAAGGAATTTCGATTAGTATAAGAAATAATAAGCCTgtgttatttaatttttaatattagtcctattatattatttatacaaTAAACGACGTACTTTCGTTCAGAGGATAATTGAAATGCACCAAGAGTTTGGCTGGTTTCTCCCGTATCTTCTATCGCATTTAAAAAAATCTTATATTAGTAGTTTGGTGATTGAGATCTTTGACACTTAGGATTCCATGATTTAGGAAAGCTAGAAAATTAATTGTTCATTGTATATTATTAGTGTTACTtgtattataaaaaaaatagtcTTACCTGTATAGCTACGGTAACTTGCAATCAagcttaaaaatatttaatttaaccCTTCTCTTGGTACATCAAACATATAATAAAATTATTACTTAAGCTTAATTTAGATCAAAACTGGTGACTACTTTGAAAATTTTGTGATGTACAACTAACATGTTCACATCTCACTCTTTCTTGAGCATGAACCGATCAATATGGAATGACCAGTTTGATTATCTATATTTTGAAAATAGAGTTGTTAGTTAAGGACAAATGTTTATGGCAATTTTAGCAAAAAAAGGTAACAGATGAGTGGCAAAATGCTTTCTTCGTTCCTCTATTTTTTAGTCGTTAGAAAACAATTAGTCTTTCTTTGAACTATAAGTCATTTCTTTACAATTTTTATGTATAATTTTATgagttcaattttttttttggttatggTATGACACTGAAATTTCATATTATAAACtaaagttctttttttttttttcaagattGGAGGATTATATTGATAGGAGTAATATTTTGTTCATAGTTGTCAAAATTCAAGAACAAGGGTCATATcaaaaattgcaataactatcggggtatcaagctgcttagccatactatgaaagtctaggagagagtggtagagctaagggtgaggagtagtgtgtctattttcgagaacccGTTCAGGTTTATGTAggggcgttcgactacagaagccatccaccttgttaggagattgatggagcagtatagggagagaaagaaggatttgcatatggtgttcatcgacttagaaaaggcgtacgataaagttccgagAGAGGTTTTGTGGacatgtttggaggctagaggtgtatttgttgcctacgttaggttgattaaggacatgtatgatgtagcaaagacccgagtgaggacggtgggtggggacACATACCATTTTTCGATTAtaatggggttgcatcaggggtcggcactcagcccgtttttgtttgctctgacgatggacgtactgacgcgccacatccaaggggaggtgtcgtGGTGTATGCTATTtgtagatgatattgtattgattgacgagacacgagatggtgtgaacgcgcaatttagaggtatggaggcagaccctagagtctaaaggtttcaagttgagcaggaccaaaacagaatacttagagtgtaagtttagtggcgagactcaaggaggggaaggagAGGTGAGGCTGAACTCGCAGGTCATTCCTAGGAaaggaagttttaagtaccttgggtctattattcagggggagtggggagattgatgaagatgtcatgCATCGTATTTGGGCGGGAATTAAGGATGAAATGGAGACACGCCCCCGGTATTTTATGTGATAATAAGGTGTcaccgaaacttaaaggtaagttctacagaatAGTAGTCAGACCAACAATGTTGTATGTGGATGAGTgatggccagtcaagatcgctcatgttcAGAAGATAAatgtagcagagatgaggatgttgagatggatttGCGGGCACACTAGGTTAGATAGGaccagaaatgaggttattcgcgataaGGTGGGTGTGGTCCTTATTGAGGACAAGATACGGGAAGCGCGACTTTGGTGGTTTgatcatgtgaggaggaggagcacagatgcccctgtgaggaggtgtgagaagttgacattggagggtctacggagaggtagaggtaggccaaagaagaggtgggggagaggttattaggcaagacatggcgcaacttcagctgaccgaggacatgacccttgataggaaggtatggaggtcgaggattagggtagtaaaGTAGGTAGTCTAGGGTGTTCGTAACGGTAGTATTGGCATGcaatctcgctttctgttggtagtagagttttatgactaaccgttattttttttcattgttgatcaccttactatcttgttatttttattctgctttcATACGGCTTTTTGGTATTGTCCcgtcttgtctatattttcataaatgtggtacttatgctttcctgagccgagggtctattaaAAATAACCtgtctatcctcacaaggtaggggtaaggtctgcgtacacactaccctctccagaccccacagtgtggcataatactgggtatgttgttattattgttgttgtaaaaataaaaaaaaatcgcTAAGAGAAAGGAATAttgagaaaaaagaaacaaatgcaAAGTGCATACAAATTTGGACCTATACCGATTGTGTCATCATTGAGTCAGTTCCCTATTTTTTCCATTAAGTCTTTTTTCATAAATAATAATACTCCTAATAGTTTAACAATACATATATTAAAGTTTTCAAAGTATCTTTTAACATTTGAAAAAAGTATATAATATTAACCAACAAAAAAGAAATTCATTTTATGATTGTTAACTACAAATACtaattaattattcattttaaatGATTATTTTTAGACCATATTTGATTGaagattgaaaaattagtattttgagttaaatttaaagttgaaattgtgtttgaCATGAATTTTATTTAGAGAAGAAGTTAGAATTTTTTGAAGGAAACATTAGTTCCTTTGAGATACATTACTAAAAATTcagcaaaaaccgaccaaggtcgaccgaccaactttggtcggtcaaaaaatcgaccaaaaaaccgaccaaagttggtcggtttttcaattttttttttacgaaaccgaccaactgtTTTCTtgggcgcaaaaatgcgggaaactatttttgagtcccgcagaatttatgttttaagaaaccgaccaactttggtcggtttttcaattaaaataaataaaaattaatattaaaaaacccgaccaaaattggtcggttaattcggcggatcatttaaaaaaatcgaccaattttgatcggtaattttactttttaataaaatcgaccaactttggtcggttattttcgtgcgaaaatacaattaaagagtataaatcaaataaaagacagtcttaaaacaaaatgtaccaatggtctagtggtagaatagtatcctgccacagtacagaccccagtTCGATTCCCaaatggtgaatctttttattacataactaaaataccgaccaactttggtcggaaaaaaccgaccaaggtgcaatatttgttttttgaatttaattgaccgaccaaagttggtcggtaatttccgaccaactttggtcggtattcctttccgatcacaaaaataccgtccacacgtaaatggtcgcgttttggtcggtttttggccattatcgaccaacgttggtcggtttttaccgaatttctagtagtgatactCAAACAAAACTTTCAGgttcatttttttatttaaaattaaaataatagataaaattataaaataaacacTGAATTGCAAAAAATGTCTCCCCATGCCCTTATAACTCAAAAAGAATTCTTAAAGTATGCATATGATAAGTAAAATTAGTATTTTATAATATAAACTTTATAATAATGATATGAAATAAACGtgcaactgtaacgacccgactgatcattttaaatattataaccctattctcccatttattgctcaatttatgccttgcaattgatttatgacgtatcgagttagttggttcgggtccggaaggaattcagaatgaaatgagacacttagtctcataattgaaaactttaaGTTAGATAAGTGGACCGGATATAAACTTATGTGTAAATaacttcggatttgaattttgatgatttcaatagctctgtatggtaat
This region of Nicotiana tomentosiformis chromosome 4, ASM39032v3, whole genome shotgun sequence genomic DNA includes:
- the LOC104090899 gene encoding uncharacterized protein, which codes for MVKARGAAKEVEEQGSNNVNDGAAEYEKQRAERIRENKERMQKLGILELSKKINTANAPLKKPPPKLTPRSNCQPLSPDPPRRSFRLKDKAPVSYNEHRIPKTEKTSTEDVEINIAEGENPEFYTEEQEKLLGDCQNAWTLYVDGYDEDGQRIYDPGNGKSCHQCRQKTLGQHTECSKCKLVQGQFCGDCLCMRYGENVIEASENPNWICPVCRGICNCSRCRRDKGYAPTGSIYRKVVRLGYKSVAHYLVKTRLRSDQKDLSSADSPSGKSISPCAEFADTLSTSQSDDNKDLKGEECHDDDQEESARETMIKNKNDLRLTD